One genomic segment of Streptomyces sp. RKND-216 includes these proteins:
- a CDS encoding type 2 lanthipeptide synthetase LanM family protein codes for MTNPRSFHDPAGEGLAPYWWARGLTLRDRLHAGAAEAVTAATGAELDDWRRRTRTLDPDGAMALRLDALQLGEGELAALASEPAARLAGRSELPSWARFVADALADAPAAAPEAGPDGDWRAAFAQVFAPLVRAAALRLQAGVPQDSQVVDAARVNDRFSERLGRRLAEPAARTLVLELHRAREAGRLSGADPRTRFADFVRRTGGRQDLCRLFADYPVLARLLAQLCLQTSDATAEVLERYRADRDALRTTLFGGHDPGPVVEVDLGQGDTHDRGRSVAKLRFASGARVVYKPRSTAQHAPLDRMIHWLNGKVPGLALQTLTTLDRPGYGWVEHVERRPCDEDADVDRFYRRQGALLALLHAVEGVDMHCENLIACADQPVLVDVETLLHPSVPPATTAGSDPAAVVFAASVHRTCVLPQPMFGENGALDVSALGGSSGGTYPTYCVTWADPCTDLMRLVRRPQSYAGADNLPARAGADADPGAYEAALLSGFRAGYDALTAHRDELLAPGGPLSACGEAQLRLIARPTRLYGTLLEESTHPELLRDALDRDAVLAALHLESEGDELRKRLVEAEIADLWQGDVPLFRHRPQYRHAWTSDGTRLTGLLVRSGLQSAHEKVRDLSEVGRHQQEWLISSALAVHRSGPQAHRSGTPLPSSPPAAAVGERRLMAAACGIADEIVGRAVHRDDRANWLGMEPVDGAHWSVLPMGAGLAHGYTGPALFLAQLGALTGVARYTELAADAARPLPLLTRALADDPRLARAVGIGGFNGLGGLCYALARLGTLLGGTAGDGLADALTAWAAAGAAAAEEDDGPTGLGDGTAGALVAALAVHRETGLPHAASLADDFAARLLPAAEAHLAAPAVPPSSGGGSPHGFADGLAGVGWALARYAARDGRRTRYAEVARAVHRTALQRARRAGDDHSWCSGMAGALLPTLELGPVGQESSADVGPWLKQLAATPVGADLSLCHGELGVVEALHLLRTSGNTAAGDLLRHRSGLVLGALDQCGPRCGTPEGTRTPGLLSGLAGIGYALLRLGADRHVPSVLLLDTPPRPEPGAAGFEGHGGAARSGTNSRRRTGARGGRSDGACETPERTSHTPFPTPTVM; via the coding sequence GTGACGAACCCGAGATCCTTCCACGACCCCGCGGGAGAAGGCCTCGCCCCGTACTGGTGGGCGCGTGGGCTCACCCTGCGCGACCGGCTCCACGCCGGCGCCGCCGAGGCGGTCACCGCCGCGACGGGTGCGGAACTCGACGACTGGCGGCGACGTACCCGGACACTCGATCCGGACGGGGCGATGGCCCTGCGTCTGGACGCCCTCCAGCTGGGAGAGGGCGAACTCGCCGCGCTGGCCTCGGAGCCGGCGGCCCGCCTGGCCGGCCGCAGCGAACTCCCTTCCTGGGCACGGTTCGTGGCCGACGCGCTGGCCGACGCCCCTGCCGCGGCCCCCGAGGCCGGGCCGGACGGCGACTGGCGGGCGGCGTTCGCCCAGGTCTTCGCGCCGCTGGTACGCGCCGCCGCGCTCCGTCTGCAGGCCGGAGTGCCGCAGGACTCCCAGGTCGTGGACGCCGCCCGCGTCAACGATCGCTTCTCCGAACGGCTGGGACGGCGGCTCGCCGAACCCGCGGCCCGCACCCTGGTCCTGGAACTCCACCGGGCACGGGAGGCCGGCAGGCTCTCCGGCGCGGACCCCCGCACCCGCTTCGCGGACTTCGTCCGGCGCACCGGCGGGCGGCAGGACCTCTGCCGGCTGTTCGCGGACTATCCCGTTCTGGCACGGCTGCTGGCTCAGCTCTGCCTCCAGACCTCCGACGCCACCGCAGAGGTGCTGGAGCGCTACCGGGCCGACAGGGACGCCCTTCGCACCACGCTGTTCGGCGGACACGACCCGGGCCCGGTGGTGGAGGTGGACCTCGGGCAGGGCGACACCCACGACCGGGGACGGTCGGTGGCGAAGCTGCGCTTCGCCTCGGGCGCCCGCGTGGTGTACAAGCCCCGGTCCACGGCGCAGCACGCCCCGCTGGACCGGATGATCCACTGGCTCAACGGCAAGGTGCCCGGCCTGGCGCTGCAGACCCTGACGACGCTGGACCGGCCGGGCTACGGATGGGTCGAGCACGTGGAGCGGCGTCCGTGCGACGAGGACGCCGACGTGGACCGCTTCTACCGGCGGCAGGGCGCCCTCCTCGCCCTCCTGCACGCGGTGGAGGGGGTGGACATGCACTGCGAGAACCTCATCGCCTGCGCGGACCAGCCGGTGCTCGTGGACGTCGAGACGCTGCTGCATCCCTCCGTGCCCCCCGCCACCACGGCCGGTTCCGACCCGGCGGCGGTCGTCTTCGCGGCCTCCGTGCACCGCACCTGCGTCCTGCCGCAGCCGATGTTCGGCGAGAACGGGGCGCTGGATGTGTCGGCGCTCGGCGGATCGAGCGGCGGGACCTACCCCACCTACTGCGTGACCTGGGCCGACCCCTGCACCGACCTCATGCGCCTGGTGCGCCGTCCGCAGTCCTACGCGGGGGCGGACAACCTTCCCGCACGCGCCGGGGCGGACGCCGACCCGGGCGCTTACGAAGCCGCGCTGCTGTCCGGCTTCCGTGCCGGATACGACGCGCTCACCGCGCATCGGGACGAACTCCTCGCCCCCGGCGGTCCGTTGAGCGCTTGCGGGGAGGCCCAGCTGCGGCTGATCGCGCGCCCGACGCGCCTGTACGGCACGCTGCTGGAGGAGTCCACCCACCCCGAACTGCTCCGGGACGCGCTGGACCGGGACGCCGTTCTGGCCGCCCTCCATCTGGAGTCGGAAGGCGACGAGCTGCGCAAGCGGCTGGTGGAAGCCGAGATCGCGGACCTGTGGCAGGGCGACGTACCGCTCTTCCGGCACCGCCCGCAGTACCGGCACGCCTGGACGTCCGACGGCACCCGGCTGACGGGCCTCCTGGTCCGGTCAGGGCTGCAGTCCGCCCACGAGAAGGTCCGTGACCTGTCCGAAGTCGGGCGGCACCAGCAGGAGTGGCTGATCTCCTCGGCGCTGGCCGTCCACCGGAGCGGCCCCCAGGCCCACCGCAGCGGAACTCCCTTGCCGTCTTCGCCGCCTGCGGCGGCAGTCGGGGAGCGGCGGCTGATGGCGGCGGCCTGCGGAATCGCCGACGAGATCGTCGGCCGCGCCGTCCACCGGGACGATCGCGCCAACTGGCTCGGGATGGAACCGGTCGACGGCGCGCACTGGTCCGTGCTGCCGATGGGGGCGGGCCTCGCCCACGGGTACACCGGCCCGGCCCTCTTCCTGGCCCAACTGGGGGCGCTCACCGGCGTCGCGCGCTACACCGAACTCGCCGCGGACGCGGCACGTCCCCTGCCGCTCCTCACCCGCGCCCTGGCCGACGACCCCCGGCTGGCCCGCGCGGTGGGCATCGGCGGCTTCAACGGGCTCGGCGGCCTGTGCTACGCCCTCGCCCGGCTCGGCACGCTGCTCGGCGGGACCGCCGGCGACGGTCTCGCGGACGCCCTGACCGCCTGGGCGGCCGCGGGAGCGGCGGCGGCCGAGGAGGACGACGGGCCGACGGGTCTCGGCGACGGAACGGCCGGTGCGCTGGTCGCCGCCCTCGCCGTACACCGCGAGACCGGTCTCCCGCACGCCGCCTCGCTGGCCGACGACTTCGCCGCACGCCTCCTGCCGGCGGCCGAGGCGCACCTCGCCGCGCCCGCCGTCCCCCCGTCGTCCGGCGGCGGTTCGCCCCACGGCTTCGCCGACGGCCTCGCCGGCGTCGGCTGGGCACTGGCCCGCTATGCGGCCCGGGACGGCCGCCGCACGCGGTACGCCGAGGTGGCCCGCGCAGTGCACCGGACTGCGCTCCAGCGGGCCCGCCGTGCCGGCGACGACCACAGCTGGTGCTCCGGGATGGCCGGCGCGCTGCTCCCGACCCTCGAACTCGGCCCGGTGGGCCAGGAGTCGTCCGCCGACGTCGGCCCCTGGCTCAAGCAGCTGGCCGCCACCCCGGTCGGCGCCGATCTGAGCCTGTGCCACGGCGAACTCGGTGTCGTGGAGGCCCTGCACCTGCTGCGGACCTCCGGGAACACCGCTGCCGGAGACCTGCTCCGCCACCGTTCGGGCCTGGTACTCGGCGCTCTCGACCAGTGCGGCCCGCGGTGCGGCACGCCCGAGGGCACCCGCACTCCCGGGCTGCTGAGCGGACTCGCCGGAATCGGCTACGCGCTGCTGCGTCTCGGCGCGGACCGGCACGTGCCGTCCGTGCTGCTCCTCGACACCCCGCCCCGGCCCGAACCGGGGGCCGCCGGCTTCGAGGGGCACGGCGGCGCCGCCCGGAGCGGCACGAACTCCCGGAGGCGTACGGGCGCCCGGGGCGGCCGGTCCGACGGAGCCTGCGAGACCCCGGAACGCACCTCCCACACACCCTTCCCCACCCCGACCGTCATGTGA
- a CDS encoding helix-turn-helix domain-containing protein: MKAATATTRQPATFGEVLRTHRRRAGMTQQQVADLATLSVRAVRDLESGRARRPRRATVQLLGDVLRLSGGSRAAFEAAADPLPQPGHGGEVDWLPPVSPTPLIGRERELRALSDLLTFERHRRVCVVGIPGVGKTRLALEVATTLRDREGWSVLWRDASDVPDGGSLAESAECVLAGRGAEDTLLVVDGARGTAAAEAAGRLLDRFPRLRVVTTAQVPGQGDGAHLMPVGPLPVPGGPDGRGDDAAGCPSVRLFRTHLRRLRPHQTLGVETSAAVAALCRWLDGVPARLVDAASWCLLQSPEELLRAMTEAEDPERFAFPPTDPDGLPDPLALALADVGSRERELLARLAALPGGWTVDEAVLLSGTTTRHTAGLLHALLLRGLLRTADEEGTDRFRVLNRLRPLLVAAGGRTAA, translated from the coding sequence ATGAAGGCTGCCACCGCCACCACCCGGCAACCCGCGACGTTCGGCGAGGTGCTGCGCACCCACCGGCGACGCGCGGGCATGACGCAGCAACAGGTAGCCGACCTGGCCACGTTGAGTGTCCGCGCCGTACGCGACCTGGAGAGCGGCCGGGCCCGGCGTCCCCGGCGGGCGACCGTCCAGCTGCTGGGCGACGTGCTGCGGCTCAGCGGCGGGAGCCGCGCCGCGTTCGAGGCGGCCGCCGATCCGCTGCCGCAGCCCGGGCACGGAGGCGAGGTCGACTGGCTGCCGCCGGTCTCCCCGACTCCGCTGATCGGCAGGGAACGCGAACTCCGCGCCCTGAGCGACCTGCTGACGTTCGAACGCCACAGACGGGTGTGCGTCGTCGGCATACCCGGCGTGGGCAAGACCCGCCTGGCCCTGGAGGTGGCCACCACTCTGCGCGACCGGGAGGGGTGGTCGGTGCTCTGGCGCGACGCGAGCGACGTCCCCGACGGCGGGAGCCTGGCGGAGTCGGCCGAGTGCGTGCTCGCGGGACGGGGCGCGGAGGACACGCTGCTCGTCGTCGACGGGGCGCGCGGCACTGCGGCAGCCGAGGCGGCCGGGCGCCTGCTGGACCGTTTTCCGCGCCTCCGGGTCGTCACCACCGCGCAGGTGCCGGGACAGGGCGACGGCGCCCACCTGATGCCGGTCGGTCCGCTCCCCGTTCCGGGCGGGCCGGACGGGAGGGGCGACGACGCGGCCGGCTGCCCCTCGGTGCGTCTCTTCAGGACGCACCTGCGGCGTCTGCGACCGCACCAGACGCTCGGCGTGGAGACGTCGGCCGCCGTCGCGGCCCTGTGCCGCTGGCTGGATGGGGTTCCCGCCCGGCTGGTGGACGCGGCGTCCTGGTGCCTCCTGCAGTCCCCGGAGGAACTTCTGCGCGCCATGACCGAGGCCGAGGACCCGGAGCGTTTCGCCTTCCCCCCGACGGACCCGGACGGCCTGCCGGACCCGCTGGCCCTCGCGCTCGCCGACGTCGGCAGCAGGGAGCGGGAACTGCTCGCACGCCTGGCGGCCCTGCCCGGCGGGTGGACGGTGGACGAGGCCGTCCTGCTGTCGGGCACGACCACCCGGCACACCGCCGGTTTGCTGCACGCGCTGCTCCTGCGGGGCCTGTTGCGGACGGCCGACGAGGAGGGGACCGACAGGTTCCGGGTGCTGAACCGCCTCCGCCCGTTGCTGGTCGCGGCGGGCGGCCGGACAGCGGCGTGA
- a CDS encoding cobalamin-dependent protein (Presence of a B(12) (cobalamin)-binding domain implies dependence on cobalamin itself, in one of its several forms, or in some unusual lineages, dependence on a cobalamin-like analog.): protein MEVAAREVSGTRAAGLHVVVSGVASDAHTWNLVFLQLLLEELGHRVTNLGPCVPDRTLLAECRELRPDLLVLSSVNGHGGADGRRVARLLREDPECGRLPMVIGGKLGISGPDGQETGPLLEAGFDAVFEDGSGLASFRSFLQSVEAGRRAIPASVAP from the coding sequence ATGGAAGTCGCCGCCAGAGAGGTGTCCGGAACCCGCGCGGCGGGTCTGCACGTGGTGGTGTCCGGCGTGGCGTCCGACGCGCACACGTGGAACCTGGTGTTCCTCCAACTGCTCCTGGAGGAGCTCGGGCACCGCGTGACGAACCTGGGGCCCTGTGTTCCGGACCGGACCCTGCTCGCCGAGTGCCGGGAGCTGCGGCCCGACCTGCTGGTGCTCAGCAGCGTCAACGGGCACGGCGGCGCCGACGGCCGCAGGGTCGCCCGGCTGCTGCGCGAGGACCCGGAGTGCGGTCGCCTGCCGATGGTCATCGGCGGAAAGCTGGGGATCTCCGGGCCGGACGGGCAGGAGACCGGCCCGCTGCTCGAAGCGGGATTCGACGCGGTCTTCGAGGACGGCTCCGGCCTCGCCTCGTTCCGCTCCTTCCTGCAGTCCGTCGAGGCCGGACGGCGGGCGATACCGGCGAGCGTCGCCCCGTGA
- a CDS encoding methylaspartate mutase codes for MEAARREGRLVVQPRMGMSSPTAMRSGLLATRDARACTVGTLTVDSYTRVGALQAARQALADGVGLNGYPLVTHPRTTTREVLDGVEGPRFPVQVRHGSACPQDIMRALVAAGLHATEGGPVSYCLPYSRTPLREAVTNWSHACDLLLHARDGGVEPHLETFGGCMMGQLCPPSLLVALSVLEGLFFAQHGVRSVSLSYAQQTHPQQDEEALRALDRLARTLIPDVERHLVLYAYMGVFPRTPEGARGLLEDAARLAVRTGAARLIVKTTAEAHRIPTVEENVRALEAADRAAADEAAAVRPAASAPDTGIHAEASALVGAVLDLSPDLTVALPRAFQRGYLDVPYCLHPDNAQRSRGSIDAEGRLRWAAIGSMPLGGLVEITEAPRMTSGDLLRALAHVEQRYDRPVLDRSPTPPAAIAGSGIPPHPTKDGERLASHS; via the coding sequence GTGGAGGCCGCGCGGCGGGAGGGCCGGCTGGTGGTCCAGCCGCGGATGGGCATGAGTTCTCCCACGGCCATGCGATCCGGTCTGCTGGCCACGCGGGACGCCCGCGCCTGCACCGTCGGCACCCTCACGGTGGACAGCTACACCCGCGTCGGCGCACTGCAGGCGGCACGCCAGGCCCTCGCCGACGGCGTCGGCCTGAACGGCTACCCCCTCGTGACGCACCCGCGGACGACGACGCGCGAGGTGCTGGACGGCGTCGAGGGGCCACGGTTCCCCGTACAGGTGCGGCACGGTTCGGCCTGCCCGCAGGACATCATGCGGGCCCTGGTGGCCGCGGGCCTGCACGCCACGGAAGGCGGACCGGTCTCCTACTGCCTGCCGTACAGCCGCACCCCGCTCCGCGAGGCCGTCACGAACTGGTCCCACGCCTGCGACCTGCTGCTGCACGCCCGCGACGGGGGCGTCGAGCCCCATCTGGAGACGTTCGGCGGCTGCATGATGGGCCAGCTCTGCCCCCCCAGCCTGCTCGTGGCCCTCAGCGTGCTCGAAGGATTGTTCTTCGCCCAGCACGGGGTGCGCAGCGTCTCCCTGAGCTACGCCCAGCAGACCCACCCCCAGCAGGACGAGGAGGCGCTGCGGGCGCTGGACCGGCTCGCCCGCACGCTCATCCCCGACGTCGAACGGCACCTCGTCCTCTACGCCTACATGGGAGTCTTCCCCCGCACCCCGGAGGGGGCCCGCGGACTGCTGGAGGACGCCGCCCGGCTGGCGGTCCGCACCGGGGCGGCACGGCTCATCGTGAAGACGACGGCGGAGGCCCACCGCATCCCGACGGTCGAGGAGAACGTGCGGGCCCTGGAGGCCGCAGACCGTGCCGCGGCGGACGAGGCGGCAGCTGTCCGGCCCGCCGCCTCCGCGCCCGACACCGGGATCCACGCGGAGGCCTCGGCGCTCGTCGGCGCGGTCCTCGACCTCTCCCCCGATCTCACGGTCGCACTCCCCCGGGCCTTCCAGCGCGGCTATCTGGACGTGCCCTACTGCCTCCACCCGGACAACGCCCAGCGCTCCCGCGGCAGCATCGACGCCGAGGGGCGGCTGCGCTGGGCGGCCATCGGCAGCATGCCCCTGGGCGGCCTGGTGGAGATCACCGAGGCGCCGCGGATGACTTCCGGGGACCTGCTGCGCGCACTGGCCCACGTCGAACAGCGCTACGACCGGCCGGTCCTCGACCGGAGCCCCACCCCACCCGCCGCGATCGCAGGGTCCGGCATCCCACCCCACCCCACGAAGGACGGTGAACGTCTTGCTTCGCACTCCTGA
- a CDS encoding asparagine synthetase A: MHLTDPVTRAVIRIQGTMLATARAHLREAGFTELLPPVIGPVTDPGVRGSKQVDVDYYGHRYKLMSSAILYKQASLLAFDKIFCIAPCVRLEPLETSNTSRHLAEFHQIDVEIAGADREAAMGVGEGLVRAVVRGVLDAHSDDLKELGRDVSALAPLLDGAFGSMKHAEAVSALHVLGHAQSADAEIDWEGEALLSRQSEQPFFVTDYPKGSRGFYDRESRTEPGALRNFDILAPEGYGELCSGSEREHDYGRIVTRMRETGENPAKYEWYLRMARQGIPASAGFGIGLERFTRYVAGLDSVWQASAFPKVPGEVTP; this comes from the coding sequence GTGCACCTCACCGACCCGGTGACCCGGGCCGTGATCAGAATCCAGGGAACGATGCTGGCCACGGCCCGCGCGCACCTGCGCGAAGCCGGGTTCACCGAGCTCCTGCCGCCCGTCATCGGGCCGGTCACGGACCCCGGCGTGCGCGGCTCCAAGCAGGTCGACGTGGACTACTACGGCCACCGCTACAAGCTGATGAGCAGCGCCATCCTGTACAAGCAGGCGTCGCTGCTCGCGTTCGACAAGATCTTCTGCATCGCCCCCTGCGTGCGCCTCGAACCGCTGGAGACCAGCAACACCAGCCGTCACCTGGCCGAGTTCCACCAGATCGACGTCGAGATCGCCGGCGCCGACCGGGAGGCGGCCATGGGCGTCGGCGAGGGCCTCGTGCGGGCCGTGGTGCGGGGGGTGCTGGACGCGCACTCCGACGACCTGAAGGAGCTCGGCCGCGACGTCTCCGCTCTCGCACCCCTGCTCGACGGGGCGTTCGGCTCGATGAAGCACGCCGAGGCCGTCTCCGCGCTGCACGTGCTGGGCCACGCGCAGTCCGCCGACGCGGAGATCGACTGGGAGGGAGAGGCGCTGCTGTCGCGGCAGAGCGAGCAGCCGTTCTTCGTCACCGACTACCCCAAGGGCTCGCGCGGCTTCTACGACCGCGAGAGCCGCACCGAGCCGGGCGCGCTGCGCAACTTCGACATCCTCGCGCCCGAGGGCTACGGGGAGCTGTGCAGCGGCAGCGAACGCGAGCACGACTACGGGCGCATCGTGACCCGGATGCGCGAGACCGGGGAGAACCCGGCCAAGTACGAGTGGTACCTGCGGATGGCGCGCCAGGGCATCCCCGCGAGCGCCGGTTTCGGCATCGGGCTGGAGCGCTTCACCCGCTACGTCGCCGGGCTGGACTCGGTGTGGCAGGCGAGCGCGTTCCCCAAGGTGCCGGGAGAGGTGACGCCGTGA
- a CDS encoding glutamate synthase-related protein produces MNSPTPAPAGPVAEGFPSDAVRDRARRGTAAVFPPLDAYGSTLFGADPARPALWADPLDAFRLVPPVFMPQRLEKLVDLAREPVHHDVELTSAFGGFASAAPVYLSAFGSTRIAGGDLGLAASRQAGRLGIPMVVGENIVPVEGYGRSDGTGGEDGEKAERMLLARLHAYLGGVPDGVGGVVVQQSTEDADAEVWNLVHSDPGAAPLLDTGRLAFELKVGQGAKPGLGGMTVLPHAQAARVSGQYTVDGSLDAGGERLLRCSSPGTFTDEILRQQIRLMRNNFPRVKVWVKLPPGRDVGAAARVAWESGADAVTVDGAEGGSGWAPTAFLDHVGLPLGECLRRVGRPEHDLLASGRMWEGTRAVKALALGARAVGLGRAALVAVAEDPENGLVRLVEALALELRLLVSAVGKYRVGDLGPEDLWSPGGDGVPVEAPTALVPGGAP; encoded by the coding sequence GTGAACAGCCCCACGCCCGCACCGGCCGGTCCCGTCGCGGAAGGCTTCCCCTCCGACGCCGTCCGCGACCGGGCCCGCCGGGGCACGGCCGCCGTTTTCCCGCCCCTCGACGCGTACGGTTCGACGCTGTTCGGCGCGGACCCGGCGCGTCCCGCGCTCTGGGCCGACCCCCTCGACGCGTTCCGGCTGGTGCCTCCGGTCTTCATGCCGCAACGACTGGAGAAGCTGGTGGACCTGGCCCGCGAGCCGGTCCACCACGACGTCGAACTGACCTCGGCCTTCGGGGGGTTCGCGTCCGCCGCACCGGTGTACCTGTCCGCGTTCGGCTCCACCCGGATCGCCGGCGGCGACCTGGGCCTGGCAGCGAGCCGCCAGGCGGGCCGCCTGGGCATCCCGATGGTCGTCGGGGAGAACATCGTCCCGGTGGAGGGCTACGGCCGCTCCGACGGCACCGGGGGCGAGGACGGGGAGAAGGCCGAGCGGATGCTGCTGGCCCGGCTCCACGCCTACCTCGGCGGCGTACCCGACGGCGTCGGGGGCGTCGTGGTGCAGCAGAGCACCGAGGACGCGGACGCCGAGGTCTGGAACCTGGTGCACAGCGACCCGGGCGCCGCGCCCCTGCTGGACACCGGCCGGCTCGCCTTCGAGCTGAAGGTCGGTCAGGGAGCCAAGCCCGGCCTCGGCGGGATGACGGTGCTGCCGCACGCCCAGGCGGCGCGGGTGTCCGGGCAGTACACCGTGGACGGCTCGCTGGACGCGGGCGGCGAGCGCCTGCTGCGCTGCAGCAGTCCGGGAACGTTCACCGACGAGATCCTGCGGCAGCAGATCCGACTGATGCGCAACAACTTCCCCCGGGTGAAGGTGTGGGTGAAGCTGCCGCCCGGCCGGGACGTCGGAGCAGCGGCCCGCGTGGCCTGGGAGAGCGGCGCGGACGCGGTCACCGTCGACGGCGCCGAGGGCGGCAGCGGATGGGCGCCCACTGCGTTCCTGGACCACGTCGGTCTCCCGCTCGGCGAGTGCCTGCGACGTGTGGGACGTCCCGAGCACGACCTGCTCGCCTCCGGACGGATGTGGGAGGGGACCCGCGCGGTCAAGGCGCTCGCGCTGGGTGCCCGTGCGGTGGGGCTGGGCCGGGCCGCGCTGGTCGCGGTCGCCGAGGACCCCGAGAACGGCCTGGTGCGCCTGGTCGAGGCGCTGGCGCTGGAACTGCGGCTGCTCGTCAGCGCCGTGGGCAAGTACCGGGTCGGCGATCTGGGTCCGGAGGATCTGTGGTCGCCCGGCGGAGACGGCGTACCGGTGGAGGCGCCCACGGCCCTCGTGCCGGGAGGGGCGCCGTGA
- a CDS encoding MFS transporter produces MKYLATGRAAAPVRARAGGLFTARYLSFVSAMGLSSLGDAAWYVTLAWTLTETTSPGRAGAVLALASLPRLLTLLGGGAIADSAGPRRVMFRADVARAGVMALAAGVVVVTGPDVVVLVVAAAALALFSAFFVPASGAFRARLLPREHLVRGNALYLSGLRGGQALGGPLGGGLLALGGVPLVAVVNAATFGLAAFAVRKARGLPGSTDDRARAHGDATADAAKDTSPPTSRTFRQQIADGLRTVFRRPRLRSVLLVIGLVELSAAGPVNVGVVLLAGTYGSGAGGAGLLLTLFTVGATAGFLLTLVWPARRRAGRVVLLGSVIQACSLATLATVSSLHWALVPYCLIGLVSGVGGIVLVSLVQRWSPESARGRVMSVQALLVFGAAPLGNLLIGVLAEGFGMRTALTAHAALAACAALTLLLVRPLREARLD; encoded by the coding sequence GTGAAGTACCTGGCGACCGGGCGCGCGGCCGCCCCCGTCCGCGCGCGCGCCGGCGGACTCTTCACGGCCCGTTACCTGAGCTTCGTCTCCGCCATGGGGCTGTCGTCGCTGGGTGACGCGGCCTGGTACGTCACCCTCGCCTGGACCCTGACCGAGACGACCAGCCCGGGAAGGGCGGGAGCGGTCCTCGCTCTGGCTTCGCTGCCGCGGCTGCTCACCCTGCTGGGCGGCGGGGCGATCGCCGACTCCGCCGGACCGCGCCGCGTGATGTTCCGCGCGGACGTGGCCCGGGCCGGGGTGATGGCGCTCGCCGCAGGGGTCGTCGTCGTGACCGGCCCCGACGTGGTGGTCCTGGTGGTCGCGGCCGCGGCTCTCGCCCTGTTCAGCGCGTTCTTCGTGCCGGCCTCCGGCGCGTTCCGGGCACGGTTGCTGCCCCGGGAGCACCTGGTGCGGGGCAATGCCCTCTACCTCAGCGGACTGCGCGGTGGCCAGGCCCTGGGAGGGCCGCTGGGCGGTGGACTGCTGGCGCTGGGCGGCGTTCCCCTCGTCGCCGTGGTCAACGCCGCGACCTTCGGCCTGGCCGCCTTCGCCGTACGCAAGGCGCGCGGCCTGCCCGGCAGTACGGACGACCGGGCGCGGGCCCACGGGGACGCGACGGCGGATGCCGCGAAGGACACGTCCCCGCCCACCTCCCGTACCTTCCGCCAGCAGATCGCCGACGGGCTGCGGACGGTGTTCCGCCGCCCGCGGCTGCGGTCCGTGCTGCTGGTCATCGGCCTGGTGGAACTCAGCGCCGCCGGTCCCGTGAACGTCGGCGTCGTGCTGCTGGCCGGCACCTACGGTTCGGGGGCCGGGGGAGCCGGCCTGCTCCTCACCCTGTTCACCGTGGGGGCGACCGCCGGGTTTCTGCTGACGCTGGTGTGGCCGGCCCGCCGCCGGGCGGGACGGGTGGTGCTGCTGGGGAGCGTGATCCAGGCGTGCAGCCTGGCCACGCTGGCCACGGTGTCGTCACTGCACTGGGCCCTCGTGCCCTACTGCCTGATCGGGCTGGTCTCCGGCGTCGGAGGCATCGTCCTGGTGTCCCTCGTGCAGCGCTGGTCTCCCGAGTCGGCCCGGGGGCGGGTGATGTCCGTGCAGGCCCTCCTGGTCTTCGGCGCCGCCCCGCTCGGCAACCTGCTGATCGGTGTGCTGGCCGAAGGCTTCGGCATGCGGACGGCGTTGACGGCGCACGCGGCGCTCGCCGCCTGCGCGGCACTGACCCTTCTTCTGGTGCGACCGCTGCGGGAGGCCCGCCTTGACTGA